GGGCCTGCGAGACGGTCTGGAAGTCGTTCTTGCCCCCGCTCATCACCTTGGCGGGCAGGGCGCGCAAAAAGTCGAAGATCCCCGTGTCGGCCCACTGGTGCTCGCCGAAGGTCTCGTAGTCCATGAACAGGTTGCAGACGTATCCGCATCCGTTGATCTGGTCGACCCAGCGGGCGAACTTCTCTGTCGTCAGCGGCCATTCCGCCCATCCGCGGTTGGAGAAGCGAAAGGCGATATCGTCGCTGAGGCGGTAGTTCTTCATCATCAGCCGCAGGTGGTCGCAGTTGGGCGGGCGGTAGATGAAGTTGGGGCTGCGGAAGCCCAGGATGTGATCGGCCCCCTCGGTGAGGATCGCGTCGAAGCCCATGTCCTCGACCACGCGGGCCACGTCGTTGTTGTATGTCAGCTCGGTGTTGCGGAACACGCGAGGCCGCTGGCCGAACAGCTCCTCCACCAGCTCGCGATGCATCTTCGTCTGGGCGACGAACTCCTCGCGGTTGTACAGGAACGCCAGGCTGTGGTAGTACGTCTCGGCGATGAACTCGACGCAGCCGGTGTCGGCCAGCCGCTTGAAGCTGTCCAGCGCCTCGGGCGCCCAGCGGCGGAACTGGTCGATAACCGTGGCCGTCAGCGAGTAGCTCACGCGGAAGGCCCCGCCGTGACGCTCGATCAGCTCCTGCATGACGGCGTTGGCCGGCAGGTAGCACTTCTCGGCGACCTTCTTGCAGACGAACTCGTTATGCGTGTCGTCGAAATACGTCGGCGCGGTGTCGAAGATGGTGTAGCGTCGCAGGCGGTACGGCTGATGAACCTGAAAATAAAATACGATTGAAGCCATAAGTACCTATATCGAAGATTCCGTCGCGCCAGGTCAAGGCAAAGTTCTTCGATTGCGGATTTGGTGCGGGGACGGGGAGTGCGGGATTACGCGGATTGAGAGGATTAAAACAAAGATGGAGACGGGCAACGGAGACCACTTTCTTTCGTCCTCGTCCTCGTCCTCGTCGTCGGTTGTTTCTTCAGAGCCTGGGAACGGGGAGTGCGGGATTACACGGATTGAGAAGATTAAGAGGATTAAAACAAAGATGGAGACGGGACCGGAGACCACTTCCTTTCGTCCTCGTCCTCGTCCTCGTCCTCGTCGTCGGTTGTTTCTTCAGAGCCTGGGGACGGGGAGAGCGGGCCCGCCCGCCGGAGCCTTGGCGAAGGCGGGATTACGCGGATTGAAGAGGATTAAGAGGATTAAGAAATGGAGGGGCCAGCAGGTGGACCGCGTCTGGGTGCCACGCACAACTCCGTTGTGCGTGTCCCCGGCCGTGCGCATCGCGGAGGAACACTCAAATTGATCAGGGCGTGCTCCTGGCGGGCCAGCCCCGGTTATCCCCGAAGATTGAGGCGAAGAGTTGATAGACTACTGCTGACTGAGGAGAAGGAGTACTTGGTGATCTACCGCGTCTACATCGGCGGGTATACCGGCCCGCAGAACAAGGGCATCACGGTCTGTGACCTGGATAGCCGCACGGGCAGGCTGAGCAACCCGCGTCTGGCGGCCGAAACGCCCAACCCTTCGTTTCTGGCGATCCATCCCGAAGGCAAGTTCCTCTATGCGGCCAACGAGCTCGATGGAGACGGTGCCGGCTGGGACAGGCTGACGGGGTTCGCCATCGATCCGGCGACGGGGTTCCTCGCCGAGATCAACCAGCATCCCTCCGGCGGGCTGGGGCCCTGCCACGTGTCGCTCGATCCGTCGGGGAAGGTCCTGCTGGCCGCCAACTACGGCAGTGGAAGCATCTGTTCCGTGAGCGTGGATGATCAGGGGCGGATGGGCCCCGCGGGAACGGTCATTCAGCACCATGGCAGCGGCCCGGACCACGAGCGGCAGGAAGGGCCCCATGCCCACGGCATCTATACCGACGCATCGGGCGCCTGGGCGCTGGCCGTCGATCTGGGTCTGGACCGGGTGCTCGTCTACGCCCTCGATGCCGCCGGCGGCACGATGGCGGCAGAGCCGGCATGCGTGGGCGTGGCGCCCGCGGGCGCAGGCCCCAGGCACCTTGCGTGGTCCAACGATGGCAGGCGGGTGTACGTGGTCAACGAGATGGCGGCCTCGGTGAGCGTGTTCGCGTGGGATGCGGCCGCGCCGGCGCTGACGGCAGTGCAGACGGTGAGCTGCTATCCGCGGGAGTATCGCGGAGCCAGATCGGCGGCAGAGGTGGTGCTGCATCCCGGCGGAAGATTCGTCTTCGTATCCAACCGCGGCGACAACAGCATCACGACGATGGCCGTCGGGTCCGATGGGACGCTGAACGTGCATGCCTCATCGCCCTGCGGAGGCAAGTCGCCGCGGCACATCTTCCTGACCCCCGGCGCGGAGTGGATGCTGGTATCGAATCAGGACAGCGGCAACGTAGCCGTGATGAAGGTCAACGCCCAGACGGGGGCAATAGAACCGACAGGATCGCAGGTCCAGGTAAGCAAGGCAACATGTGCGATTGTGGCATGATCCGATAGCGGGCCTGTCGTCATTCCGCAGCCGGGCCCATCCACCTCGCTGAAGGATCCTTACAGTCAGCGACACGCACTCATCCCCCGTCGCCGTAAGGCGACCCTGGAGTGCGGCGGCAGCGACGCCGCCCTGGATGTTTTTCGGACAAGTCAACCCGTCGTCATGCACCGAGGCCGCAAGCCGCAGAAACCCCGGGCGCGCGACCTTCCTGTGCCAAAGTCTCCAGGCCTCTGAAATGGTGATTTCGAGACCAACAACAGCCAAGGCGGCGTCGCTGCCGCCGCACTCCAGGGGGCCCTCCCAGCCCCCTCAGAGGCAACCGATCTGTCTGCGATCTCACCCATTCATCATCTTTCACATGCCGTCTGCCACTTCACCCGAAACGGTTCCTGACTGACTCCTTTCTGACTGACTCCTTTGTTCACCGCCGAATACAACCCTACAACTCGCTGGGCCTCCACATTCGTCCATTAGTCCGCGGGGTATGTGACAAGTAGCCAAGAAGGCGCCTGCTCTTTTGAAGGCGCAGGCGCCGTTGCGGCTGAGTCCTTTCGGATATGCAACTGGCAGTGAGCAGGCACTTCCATTCCGGCTAGGTGGACCCGACATTCTTTCTTGCCGTCGTCGCGAGTCTCCTTCACAATCTTGCCGTGAGACCTCAAGTACTCATAGCATTCGACCAGCGCCTTCTCATCGATATCTGGTCCCGAGACTATCCGGATAGTGGTCTGGTTTCCCTCTCTGGACAACTTGTGAAGGAGCTGCGTGACGGGGAGTCTGCGCTCACCGAATACAAGTATCGCGTTGGGAACATTCAGTAATACTTCCTCTGGGAGGTAAACCTCCCCCAGTTGTGATGCGTCGATAAACGTTGAGCCGGAAGAAAACGGGATGTTGCCGATGCTCCCTCCGTCCTTCATGGCCGGGGACGTTGTCGGCTTGGTGGTTGGCTTTTTGTTCTCATCCACCTGCGGGGTCCAAAGGACAAGCTTCTTTACCCGGGCAGGAGGACGTACAGCATCAACCTCATCGTTCGGCAGTTCCACCAGTGGGACATAATAGTAATGGACATCATCATCCCACCCCGGAAACCTGAGCAGACCAGCATAATTGGAGCCAGACTCGCACGGCGATCTCTTAGCTTTGTCCAGAATGTAAGAGCAAAGGTCAGACAGCAGTCTTTGATTCTTCTCGTCATCGAATGGGCCTACTTCCAGCCGTGCCTGCCTGACAATTCCATCCTTCAACGTGTACTGGACTCCGAGGCACTTGATCGCGCTCTCTTTCCACCGCAACGTCGGCTCGACAATGGTCGCCCTTGTCTCGCCCAAAGGATAGAACGGTGCATAATGGGCCACCGCGCGGGGGCTTTGATTGCGGGCCATGTGAATACCGCAAAGCCGTTCCGGCGGGTCGGCAACCATCGGCAACCGTTCCTGTGCCAATCCTGCTACGCATATGCCTATCGCCACGGAAACGCACCGGATAAAGACCCTAAGCATTCCTTTTGCTCCTCCTACGGATTCGTCGAACTGCCCAGGCGGGTTTCCAGAACCTGCCGGGCCTCATTGAAGTACGCATAGTGCGGCCGCCCCGAGACCTTCAACTGACAGTCGTAATCCCACTCGGCGACGATCCGCCGGTCCAGGCGGCGGCCGATCCGCCACCGGCCCGCCCGCCAGCCCACTGCCGCCGAATTGTCTGCCACTTCAACCATTCATCACTTCTCGCTCACCGCTTCACCCGAAAAGGGTCCTGTCCCGAATGGCACTTCCTTAAGCTACCAGGCGGTCATGCCATTCTTTGCGGGTGATGGTTAGTCTTGAGGTAAAGGGGTCAGAGGTAAAGGGGTCAGGTACATTTGTTTGGCCCGGCGGCGGCGTGCCGGCCGTCTCCAGGTCCCCGTCGCCATCGTCCTTCCAGACCTCCTTGATCCGGTTCCAGGCGTCGTAGACGTCGTGCGAGGCCAGATTGTCCACAATCTCAACCATACGTCCGAGGGCGCCTTTTGTGTCTTCAACATGCCGGCTGTATTTGAGACGAAGGAGCGGCGGATTTCTTCTGAAAAAGTTGAGAATATTTTCATCGGGAAAAGATTTGCACGAAGGGCACTAAAGAGCCCGGCGCGGCCTGTGGCCGCAACCAAAGTCGACGTTGCCGCCGCCGACGCCATTACCAGTTTCGTCGGCCGCCGTCGCCGTGGGACCCCAGGCCCAAAGCCGGCCCCGCGATGACGTCCGTTTGGGGCCTGCCTGCGGCAGGCAGGCCTGCCCAGAACGCCGGCGGCCTTGGTCGTGCTGTGCCCAATCGTCGGAGCCTCTCTGCCGGAAGCCCAAAGCGATAAACTCGCCCCGCGCCTGAAATAAACGTTGCGGTCATGGAAAATCCTTTGCGGAACAAAGAAAGAAATAATGGTACGAAGAGGTGCAATCCAGAAAAGCCTTTGTGGTCTTTGTGCTCTCTGTGGCAAGCTTGTTTCTGGTTTCGGGTACACCGAAGGTTCATGTTCGACTGTGATTGGCCAGCGATCATGGAACATGTCCTTGGCCACGTCGCGCGGCAAAACGCGCGGGGCAAGCCCCGCCGCTAACGATCGACCACGGTTATTGCGCCGGAGGCTGTTCTCGTACTGGAAAGCACTGGTCGAAGGACCATTAGGGAATAGCAATTGCTTACCTTCCCCGAAAGTAGCTGTGAAAAGTACAACAAAGTGCAAGGAAGTGGAAGTCAGGCCATGTTGTACAGGTCGAGCTTTCGCAGGAGGGTGGCGCGGTTGATGTCCAGGATGCGGGCGGCCTGCGAACGGTTGTTGGCGGTGGCCTTGAGGGCTCGGGCGATGGCCATGCGTTCGGCCTGTTCGATGGTCATCACTGCCGCCGGGGCCTCGGCGGCTTGAGCGGCGGTCGGGTCCTGCTGGGAGATCAGCGCCTGGGCGAGCGTCTGGGCGTCTTGCCCCGTGGCGTAGAGGCGCTCGACCCAGCTCGACAGCTCGCGGATATTGCCCGGCCAGTTGTACGCCGCCAGCACCGCGCGAACGGCCGACCCGACATGCATCGCCGGTCGCTGGTACCGCACGGCGCAGCGCTGGCGGAAATAATCCAGCAGCGGCTCGATGTCTTCCTTGCGCTCGCGCAGGGGCAGCAGTCGCAGGCAGACGACGTTGAGGCGGTGGAACAGGTCGGTGCGGAACTTGCCTGCCGCCACTTCCTGGGCCAGGCTGCGATTGGTCGCGGCGACGAATCGCGTGTCGACCTTGGCCGGCGCGGTGCTGCCGACGGCCATCACTTCGCCGTCCTGGAGCACGCGCAGGAGCTTGGGCTGGAGGTTGATGGGGATCTCGCCGACTTCGTCCAGGAAAAGTGTTCCGCCTTCGGCGCTGCGGACGAGTCCGAGCATGGCCTGGTCGGCGCCGGTGAATGCCCCGCGAACATGACCGAAGAACTGGCTCTCGAACAGCGTCTCGCTGATCCCGGCGCAGTTGGTGGGAATGAACGGGCTGGCGCTGCGGGGGCTCTTCTGATGCAGCCGCCGGGCGACCAGCTCCTTGCCGGTTCCGCTTTCGCCTTCGATCAGCACGCAGCAATCGCTCTTGGCGACCATGTCGATCAGTTCGGTCACCTGGCGCATCGCCGGCGAAATCGAGATCATTTCAGGTTCAGGTAATTTTACCCTGGAGCTCATTATCGGCCGCCTGTCCGGATAGTTACCGGACAATCAGGACCCAAGCCGGGATCCCGCGGCCTCCAGTTCCTCTGCTACCTAAGCGAACAGATGTGCTTCCTCGCATTCCCGTCCGTGGGACGCCTCTCCGACGATTAAGTATATCACAGAGCCCCATGCTGTAAAGGCACAAAACCGGGTTTTTCGCTGTTTTCCATGGACGCACCGACGTGACAAAGAAAAGGCCGGAAGGACGCGTTGCCGCCCTTCCGGCCCTGAATCCATGCACTATGCCGCGTTATTGAGCCTTGATGGAATAGACGTACAGAGTGTCGTCGTAGCGAAGCAGCAGAGAGCCGTTGGTGACGACGGGGTGGGCCCAGCTCGGGCCCTTCCCGGCGACCTGGATCTTGCCGGTGATCTTGAGGCCTTCCGGCGAGGCCGCTGCCAGGGCGGCCTGTCCGTCCTTTTCGCCGAAGAGATACAGCATGCCGTCGGCCCAGATCAGGGAGCCTTTGCCCACGGCGGGGTGCTTCCACTTGGTCTTGCCGCTGGCCAACTCGATGCAACTGACGCCGCCGCCATTGTCGCCATAGACATGACCGCCGTCGAGCACGAACCCGCCGTGATGGCAGACCATGTCCTTGCTGCGGTACGCCTCGGTGGCTGTCACCTTGCCGTCGGCGACATCGAGCTTCAGGCACACTGCGCCCCTGCCGTATCCCACCGCCCAGAACAGATACCCGTCCGAGAACATCGGGGAGGGGCAATTGGCCGTGTTGCCTGCGGCGAAATCGTTTGTCCAGAGCGTCTTGCCGGTCTTGGCGTCGACGCCGATGAGACCGCCGGCCGTGCCGTTGATGATCATCGACACGCCCTTGTACTCGACGGCGATGGCCGAGCAGTAATGCGCGGCGCCGAACTTTTCCGACTGCCAGATATTCTTGCCGGTCTTCTTGTTCAAGGCCACCATGCACGCCGTGCCGCCGGGGGTGACGACGGCCATCTCGCCCGTCACCAGCACCGATTCGGCAAAACCCCAGTGGGGTTTCTTGCCGGCGAACTCGCTGAAGTTGCGCGTCCAGACTTTTTCGCCGGTCTTGGCGTCGCAGCAGACGACCAAGCCCGACCCGGCGACGAGGTACAGCTTGCCGTCGTCATAGGTCGCCGAAGAGCGGGCGCCCGGCCAGGAGGTCTTGAACGCCGGACCGACGACCTTGCTCCAGAGCTTCTTGCCCTGGGTGTCCAGGCAGGTCAGCACCAAGTCGTCGCCCTTGTCGCCGGTGATGTAGATCTTGCCGTCGACCCAGGTCGGGCTGGAGTAGCCTGACCCGATCCCCTGGGCCTTCCACAGCAGCTTGGGACCGCCGGCGGGCCATTCCTTGAGCAGGCCCGTGTCGGTGCTGCGCTTGTCGCGCTGCGGTCCCGACCAGCAGGGCCAGTCGGCCCGGGCAAGGGTCCATCCGGACAAGACGATAGCCGCCGCAACCACCGCCGCCGCCAATTTGCATTTCCGTGTCATAAACAATCCTTTAGTGAAGCCCCTGGGGGCGACGGAATTGTACCAGTTGCCCCGCCAATAATCTACGTGCTCCTACGGCGGAATCTCCCGGAATTAGTATTGCATTTTTCAGATGTGCTTGTATAATGAGCGAGTCTAAAAGGAGAGGTTTAGACCGAATCACTTAGCCGGTTCCGAGAAACGAGGACAAGATGCGATCCTATGCTGCCGCGGTAACGTGCCTGGCTCTGTGTGTAGCTTCAGCGAGCGCCGGAATCACCGACTATGCTATCGCAAACGACGGCGACGGCGCGATCAATTGCGTCGTGGACAGTTGGGCCGACGAGGGCGCAGAGACATATTCGATGACGATCGTGGGCGATCAGTTCTGGGGACCCGGGCACATGGTCGGCGAGTTCACGGTCGACAATGATCCGACCGTTCGGGTTCGCAACATCATCGACAACGAGACATCTTCCGCCTGGATCGGCTATCGCGTCAACGTCTTCCTGGCCAATCCATTCATGGTCTCCACGGCGCCCGCCGATCTGCTGGTGTACGGCCCGACCGATTGGACAGCCACTCTCACCCAGAGCGCCACGTGGAACGGCACGGCGTATCAAGCCATCATCGACTACACCGGTGGAACACCCATCGCCGTCGGCGAGACTTTGGACTTCGGCTACAAGTTTATCTTCCAAGGCACGGTGCAGTACTGCCAGGAAATGATTCCGATCTCGCTTGCGATCCCTGAGCCGGCAACGATGTCGCTGCTGGCCATCGGCGGCCTTGCTGCCCTGCTCCGCCGCAAACGCAGCTAACCATCTTTCTCAAGACGATCCCCGCACGGGCGGCCCCAACCAGGCCGCCCGTTGCTTTGCGCTGCACGCGAAAAAGCGCCCGGGGGGAGGTGAGAATAAATTCTCTATGTCCGCGGGATTGGCGCTATAACTCCTGCAGGGGCGACGTCAGGCCAGGGACCCGAAGAAGCACTTAGCGGCGGCGGGCCGGAGCCGCCTTGCACTTCAAAGGAGGACGGGAGAAATGGCAACAGTACTGATCAGCCGACTCATGATCGCGGTGCGCGCGGCGGCGACGGCCGCAATCCTGCTCATGCCTGGTCCGCTTCAGGCGGCGCTGGGGCCCGACGACCTGCCGGGCCTCAACGAGGAAATCGTCATCACCGACAGCGTCGAGTACCTCATCGGCGCCGGTCAGACCGGGACCTGGGCCGGCACGTTCACGGTGCAGGCCGGCGGCAGCCTGACCATCAC
This window of the Planctomycetaceae bacterium genome carries:
- a CDS encoding PQQ-binding-like beta-propeller repeat protein, with protein sequence MTRKCKLAAAVVAAAIVLSGWTLARADWPCWSGPQRDKRSTDTGLLKEWPAGGPKLLWKAQGIGSGYSSPTWVDGKIYITGDKGDDLVLTCLDTQGKKLWSKVVGPAFKTSWPGARSSATYDDGKLYLVAGSGLVVCCDAKTGEKVWTRNFSEFAGKKPHWGFAESVLVTGEMAVVTPGGTACMVALNKKTGKNIWQSEKFGAAHYCSAIAVEYKGVSMIINGTAGGLIGVDAKTGKTLWTNDFAAGNTANCPSPMFSDGYLFWAVGYGRGAVCLKLDVADGKVTATEAYRSKDMVCHHGGFVLDGGHVYGDNGGGVSCIELASGKTKWKHPAVGKGSLIWADGMLYLFGEKDGQAALAAASPEGLKITGKIQVAGKGPSWAHPVVTNGSLLLRYDDTLYVYSIKAQ
- a CDS encoding PEP-CTERM sorting domain-containing protein, whose amino-acid sequence is MRSYAAAVTCLALCVASASAGITDYAIANDGDGAINCVVDSWADEGAETYSMTIVGDQFWGPGHMVGEFTVDNDPTVRVRNIIDNETSSAWIGYRVNVFLANPFMVSTAPADLLVYGPTDWTATLTQSATWNGTAYQAIIDYTGGTPIAVGETLDFGYKFIFQGTVQYCQEMIPISLAIPEPATMSLLAIGGLAALLRRKRS
- a CDS encoding sigma-54 dependent transcriptional regulator, with amino-acid sequence MISISPAMRQVTELIDMVAKSDCCVLIEGESGTGKELVARRLHQKSPRSASPFIPTNCAGISETLFESQFFGHVRGAFTGADQAMLGLVRSAEGGTLFLDEVGEIPINLQPKLLRVLQDGEVMAVGSTAPAKVDTRFVAATNRSLAQEVAAGKFRTDLFHRLNVVCLRLLPLRERKEDIEPLLDYFRQRCAVRYQRPAMHVGSAVRAVLAAYNWPGNIRELSSWVERLYATGQDAQTLAQALISQQDPTAAQAAEAPAAVMTIEQAERMAIARALKATANNRSQAARILDINRATLLRKLDLYNMA
- a CDS encoding glycoside hydrolase family 57 protein — translated: MASIVFYFQVHQPYRLRRYTIFDTAPTYFDDTHNEFVCKKVAEKCYLPANAVMQELIERHGGAFRVSYSLTATVIDQFRRWAPEALDSFKRLADTGCVEFIAETYYHSLAFLYNREEFVAQTKMHRELVEELFGQRPRVFRNTELTYNNDVARVVEDMGFDAILTEGADHILGFRSPNFIYRPPNCDHLRLMMKNYRLSDDIAFRFSNRGWAEWPLTTEKFARWVDQINGCGYVCNLFMDYETFGEHQWADTGIFDFLRALPAKVMSGGKNDFQTVSQALDRYEPSGQIDVPHMISWADTERDLSAWLGNSMQANALHDVYALADEVLATGDMDLIHDWRRLQTSDHFYYMCTKWFSDGDVHKYFNPYESPYDAYINYMNILDNVRTRIAAAS
- a CDS encoding lactonase family protein, whose protein sequence is MIYRVYIGGYTGPQNKGITVCDLDSRTGRLSNPRLAAETPNPSFLAIHPEGKFLYAANELDGDGAGWDRLTGFAIDPATGFLAEINQHPSGGLGPCHVSLDPSGKVLLAANYGSGSICSVSVDDQGRMGPAGTVIQHHGSGPDHERQEGPHAHGIYTDASGAWALAVDLGLDRVLVYALDAAGGTMAAEPACVGVAPAGAGPRHLAWSNDGRRVYVVNEMAASVSVFAWDAAAPALTAVQTVSCYPREYRGARSAAEVVLHPGGRFVFVSNRGDNSITTMAVGSDGTLNVHASSPCGGKSPRHIFLTPGAEWMLVSNQDSGNVAVMKVNAQTGAIEPTGSQVQVSKATCAIVA